The Atribacteraceae bacterium genome has a window encoding:
- the mnmG gene encoding tRNA uridine-5-carboxymethylaminomethyl(34) synthesis enzyme MnmG, translating to MKTAFEVIVVGGGHAGCEAAAAAARMGCSTLLVTTSIGHIALLPCNPAIGGPGKGHVVREIDALGGLMAHATDASTIHLRRVNTGKGPAVQTLRAQTDRDRYSLAIRSLLAELSHLFIYQGEVTEIITGSTGQVSGVRLLHGPFFSAPTVVIAAGTFLNGVIKLGEVSYPAGRQGEFPAQKLSTSLRTLGLTLSRMNTCTPPRLDRRTIDTSQLDRQESDPEPLCFSFTGIPRVYQEAPILLSRTNERTCDIIRKNFHRSPLLYGLADSSPVRECPSLEDKVYRFPERTSHLVFLEPEGPRSNEVYVQGIFTSLPEEVQSQIVRSVPGLEHAHIVRPGYGIEYDYVPPTQLTPSLECKLVPGLFLAGQINGTSGYEEAAGQGILAGINAALSARKKAALTLRRDESYIGVMIDDLVTRGVVEPYRLRTGKVEYRLLVRHDNADRRLTALAYQVGAVSEERHRFVERKKEMIQNEIRRLDVLTVTPSSALNERLAMCQTSPLQEAEKAGSLLMRPRISYRDLSSCDPARPSLSPAVIEAVEIEIRYRGYIERHSRMLVELQRLENKKIPDGFDYEAVPGISSEARDRLRHIRPATLGQASRVIGVTPSDISVLSIMLKRWQSLTQKTDHEQENLATP from the coding sequence ATGAAAACCGCATTTGAGGTCATCGTGGTCGGCGGTGGACACGCAGGCTGCGAGGCGGCTGCCGCCGCGGCCCGGATGGGCTGTTCCACTCTTCTGGTCACGACAAGCATCGGCCACATCGCCCTCTTGCCCTGTAACCCGGCGATCGGTGGGCCGGGAAAAGGCCACGTGGTCCGGGAGATCGATGCCCTGGGAGGACTGATGGCCCACGCAACCGATGCGTCAACGATTCATCTCAGGCGGGTCAATACCGGCAAGGGTCCGGCGGTACAAACCCTGCGGGCCCAGACCGACCGGGATCGCTATAGCTTGGCCATCCGGAGCTTGCTCGCAGAGCTCTCCCACCTTTTTATTTACCAGGGGGAGGTGACGGAGATCATCACCGGCTCCACCGGTCAAGTTTCCGGGGTCCGGCTCCTTCATGGCCCGTTTTTTTCGGCTCCCACGGTGGTCATAGCCGCCGGAACGTTTTTAAACGGGGTCATCAAGCTGGGCGAAGTCAGCTACCCGGCCGGCCGGCAAGGTGAGTTCCCAGCCCAGAAGCTCAGTACTTCCCTCCGAACACTGGGTCTTACCCTTTCCCGGATGAACACCTGCACGCCTCCCCGTCTGGACCGCCGGACTATCGACACCTCTCAACTCGATCGGCAGGAGAGCGATCCTGAACCGCTTTGCTTTTCCTTTACTGGAATCCCCCGAGTCTACCAGGAAGCTCCGATTCTTTTATCCCGGACCAACGAAAGAACCTGCGATATTATCCGAAAGAATTTTCATCGGTCTCCTCTCCTATATGGCTTGGCCGATTCCTCACCGGTCCGTGAATGTCCTTCCTTAGAGGACAAGGTCTACCGTTTCCCGGAACGGACCAGCCACTTGGTCTTTCTCGAACCGGAAGGACCGCGGAGCAACGAAGTGTATGTCCAGGGGATCTTCACCTCCCTTCCCGAAGAGGTCCAGAGCCAAATCGTTCGCTCCGTTCCCGGCCTGGAGCATGCCCATATCGTCCGCCCAGGCTACGGAATCGAATACGACTATGTACCTCCCACCCAACTCACCCCGTCTCTGGAGTGCAAACTGGTTCCCGGTCTCTTCCTGGCCGGTCAGATCAACGGGACATCCGGATACGAGGAGGCCGCCGGACAGGGAATCCTGGCGGGTATCAACGCCGCGCTGAGCGCGCGGAAGAAAGCGGCGTTGACGCTGCGGCGTGACGAGAGTTATATAGGAGTTATGATCGACGACCTCGTTACCCGGGGTGTAGTGGAGCCTTATCGTCTGCGGACTGGGAAAGTGGAGTACCGCTTGCTGGTCCGTCACGACAATGCTGACCGACGACTGACGGCACTCGCCTACCAAGTCGGCGCTGTTTCGGAAGAGCGGCACCGTTTTGTCGAGCGGAAAAAAGAGATGATCCAGAACGAAATCCGTCGGTTGGACGTTCTGACGGTAACCCCCTCATCCGCTCTGAATGAACGTCTCGCCATGTGCCAAACCTCTCCCCTGCAGGAAGCGGAAAAAGCAGGATCGCTCCTGATGCGTCCCCGGATCAGCTACCGGGATCTCTCTTCCTGCGATCCGGCTCGCCCTTCGCTGTCGCCGGCGGTAATCGAAGCGGTGGAAATCGAGATCCGTTACCGGGGATATATTGAACGGCACAGCCGGATGTTGGTCGAACTTCAGCGCCTCGAAAACAAAAAAATCCCGGATGGTTTTGATTACGAAGCTGTTCCGGGGATATCTTCAGAAGCCAGAGACCGCCTGCGGCACATTCGTCCTGCGACACTGGGACAGGCCTCCCGGGTAATCGGGGTGACCCCTTCTGATATCAGCGTTCTGTCGATTATGCTCAAACGCTGGCAAAGCCTCACGCAAAAAACAGACCATGAACAGGAAAATCTCGCCACCCCCTAA